One Desulfobulbus propionicus DSM 2032 DNA segment encodes these proteins:
- a CDS encoding HPF/RaiA family ribosome-associated protein: protein MQVPLQVTFRNTAKSEAVEAEIRKRVEKLSRYHGGIISCRVVVEAPLQNKQKGGLYKIRIDLTCPEGKLEVNREPDPRNQAHQDVYVALRDAFAAAGRQLEQYTERRKGEVKVHEEIPSGKITHLSPMEDYGTITTSDDRDIYFHRNSVLNTNFDALTIGTAVQFREEDGDKGPQARNVKVV from the coding sequence ATGCAGGTACCCTTACAAGTTACGTTTCGGAACACCGCGAAATCGGAAGCCGTTGAAGCGGAAATCCGCAAGCGTGTCGAAAAGTTGAGCCGGTATCACGGCGGAATCATCAGTTGCCGGGTGGTGGTGGAGGCGCCGTTGCAGAACAAGCAGAAGGGCGGCCTTTATAAAATCCGCATCGATCTCACCTGTCCAGAGGGCAAGCTGGAGGTGAACCGCGAGCCGGACCCGCGCAACCAGGCCCATCAGGATGTCTATGTCGCCTTGCGCGACGCCTTTGCCGCCGCCGGTCGCCAGCTCGAACAATACACGGAGCGGCGCAAGGGCGAAGTCAAGGTCCACGAGGAAATACCATCGGGCAAGATCACCCATCTCTCGCCCATGGAGGACTACGGCACCATCACCACCTCGGATGACCGGGACATCTATTTTCACCGCAACAGCGTGCTCAATACGAATTTCGATGCCTTGACCATCGGCACGGCGGTGCAATTCCGCGAGGAAGACGGCGACAAGGGGCCGCAGGCACGCAACGTCAAGGTGGTCTAG